One window of the Caldisalinibacter kiritimatiensis genome contains the following:
- a CDS encoding DUF2642 domain-containing protein, giving the protein MNNTYYGYQSRPNAALPGRMPMPYQVSCVDPYVVQTLMSIVGSNAVIKTSDCSIYGRINDVKPDHVVVQAHGDETFFIRIQEIVYIMPDLD; this is encoded by the coding sequence ATGAATAACACTTATTATGGTTATCAAAGTAGGCCTAATGCTGCATTGCCAGGAAGAATGCCAATGCCTTATCAAGTTTCATGTGTAGATCCATATGTTGTTCAGACCTTAATGAGTATAGTTGGTTCAAATGCCGTAATAAAAACATCGGATTGCTCCATCTATGGAAGAATTAATGACGTAAAACCTGATCATGTAGTGGTGCAAGCACATGGTGATGAAACTTTCTTTATTAGAATCCAAGAAATTGTTTATATTATGCCTGATTTAGATTGA
- a CDS encoding PepSY domain-containing protein, translated as MFNNGYTGNRYYSLWRSYRINRDTAIQIALQQVPGQVINVELYYDYGTLIYEINIRTTSGVYEVYIDAFTGQIYEIERAFNFD; from the coding sequence ATGTTCAATAATGGCTACACTGGAAACCGTTATTATAGTCTTTGGAGAAGTTACCGAATTAATAGAGATACAGCGATTCAAATTGCCTTACAACAGGTTCCAGGTCAAGTTATAAATGTTGAACTATACTATGATTATGGTACATTAATTTATGAAATTAACATACGTACCACATCAGGAGTATATGAAGTTTATATTGATGCTTTTACAGGACAGATATACGAAATTGAAAGAGCTTTTAATTTTGATTAA
- the rlmD gene encoding 23S rRNA (uracil(1939)-C(5))-methyltransferase RlmD has translation MSRPVEKNKIYEVEIIDLNHRGQGVAKLDNFAIFVNNGIPGDIVKVKIVQVKKNYGVGELIEIVKPSENRVEPVSTVANECGGCQIQNIKYDVQLEMKKNKVANDIKRIGKLEDVLIHDTIGMKEPFRYRNKGAFPVGEQKGKVVIGPYKRGTHEIIDTNRCIIQHEAADKVIELLREYMEKYNIKPYDETTGKGIIRHVMTRVAFKTGDLMVIIVTNGKDLPHKKALVKLLKDNLENLKSIVQNINSRRTNVILGPKNRTIYGEDKIVDYIDDLKFNISPQSFFQVNPVQTEILYNKALEYADLKGDEVVFDIYCGIGTISLFLARKAKYVYGIEVVKQAIIDARENAETNGIHNVEFYDGTAEEVFPKLYKQGIKADVVVLDPPRKGCDESVLDTIVQMQPKKVVYVSCNPSTLARDLKYLDENGYKTQEIQPVDMFPHTTHVETVVLIEKK, from the coding sequence ATGAGTAGACCAGTAGAAAAAAATAAAATTTATGAAGTAGAGATTATAGATTTGAATCATAGAGGTCAAGGAGTTGCTAAGTTAGATAATTTTGCAATATTTGTGAATAATGGTATTCCTGGAGATATTGTTAAAGTTAAAATTGTACAGGTCAAAAAAAATTATGGTGTAGGTGAGTTAATAGAGATAGTTAAACCATCTGAGAATAGGGTGGAACCTGTTAGTACAGTAGCTAATGAATGTGGAGGATGTCAAATACAGAATATTAAATATGATGTTCAATTAGAAATGAAGAAGAATAAGGTAGCAAACGATATAAAACGAATAGGTAAGCTTGAAGACGTATTGATTCATGATACTATAGGTATGAAGGAGCCATTTAGATACAGAAACAAAGGAGCATTTCCAGTAGGCGAACAGAAGGGAAAGGTAGTAATAGGACCATATAAGAGGGGGACCCATGAAATAATAGACACAAATAGATGTATAATACAGCATGAAGCAGCAGATAAGGTAATAGAGTTATTAAGAGAATACATGGAAAAGTACAATATTAAGCCCTATGATGAAACAACAGGTAAAGGGATAATAAGACACGTAATGACTAGAGTAGCATTTAAAACTGGAGATTTGATGGTGATAATAGTAACCAATGGTAAGGATTTACCACATAAAAAGGCCTTAGTAAAGCTTTTAAAGGATAACTTAGAAAATCTGAAGAGTATAGTCCAAAATATAAACTCTAGAAGAACAAATGTAATTTTAGGACCTAAAAATAGAACTATATATGGAGAGGATAAAATAGTTGACTATATAGATGACTTAAAGTTTAATATTTCACCACAGTCATTCTTTCAGGTAAACCCTGTTCAAACAGAAATACTATATAATAAGGCATTAGAATATGCTGACTTAAAAGGGGATGAAGTAGTATTTGATATTTATTGTGGTATTGGAACTATATCCTTATTTTTAGCTAGAAAAGCTAAATATGTCTATGGTATAGAAGTAGTAAAACAAGCAATAATAGATGCAAGAGAAAATGCAGAAACAAATGGAATACATAATGTAGAGTTTTATGATGGAACAGCAGAGGAAGTTTTTCCTAAACTTTACAAACAAGGTATAAAAGCAGATGTAGTAGTACTAGACCCACCTAGAAAGGGTTGTGATGAATCTGTACTAGATACTATAGTACAAATGCAGCCTAAGAAGGTAGTGTATGTATCTTGCAACCCATCAACATTGGCTAGAGATTTGAAATATTTAGATGAAAATGGATATAAAACTCAAGAGATACAACCAGTAGACATGTTCCCTCATACTACACACGTTGAGACGGTCGTGTTGATAGAGAAGAAATAG